Proteins encoded within one genomic window of Kibdelosporangium phytohabitans:
- a CDS encoding FtsK/SpoIIIE domain-containing protein encodes MLGKGERRQRALDALDELRKALRLALGAAAARRQNAQTTKDQLEFEQSVMQLGLSRARLDPHITELRGRPALARTWDKVIAERDELYRGWHPEGPGKLRALVAQAADGAAGLPWPDWLGKVGTDAGGTAPELWRVGTAVVEEAPVHDEFPVAVPLLDRAHLRVNSAQDGRSVVDSLVESLLLRVMSYFRPGLVKVHLWDIGHLTGSLPNLQPLTAGGLLTIHDPTRLDDLLADMAGHIRRVHAKAMREGETSLRSVCVAKGERVEPWRIVVLFGNGERLPDEQQRELQRVARTGIDAGVSLICVDVPLSANSPLETIVFTDPQNATTSMTGPGVRFRPDDAPDGSLASRAAATIAQDLIARRGKPRTFDDLLPPRLGTHSSRDELRAPVGFAEGVPVEVVLGDATPHALIAGPSGSGKTNFLYAMLGGLAARYAPSELELYLLDFKEGVSFAGLAPGRKDPSWLPQARLVGVNVNTDREFGLALLRFLTEELARRADAAKRQEVTKLAELREADPEGHWPRIVAVIDEFQALFGGRDRITQQATVLLEDVARRGRSQGIHLVLASQDIAGIEAFWGKPAVFEQCTLRIAMPKARRVLTETNNAAFSLPRWHAVINHDSGVHHGNQVAHIPDASAKGTFDRLQTRLWETWQSAAPKLFDGAHQPLLADASDFDEPTGPLLGQVIDVGCRAAVMDIDAVPGRNLAVIGTATADALAIMESITFSLARRHPAGSVDFSIWCAVPALRERVTRLAKILTAIGHSVDHRTDEEIADLVPASGERPRYILFFAVDSAHQWLERKQPPAMRSKLDDLRALLKNGPANHVHTFGWWRGVGRMKETLGFGGVDDIGAWVALDVQGAELNAIAAGQIIDWSPRPKRAIFFDKSIHSSPDVIIPFDTVGTE; translated from the coding sequence ATGTTGGGCAAAGGCGAACGCCGGCAGCGCGCACTGGACGCGCTCGACGAGTTGCGCAAGGCACTGCGGCTCGCCCTCGGCGCGGCCGCGGCCAGGCGCCAGAACGCTCAAACCACCAAGGACCAGCTCGAATTCGAGCAGTCGGTGATGCAGCTGGGCCTGTCGCGCGCGCGGCTCGACCCGCACATCACCGAGCTGCGCGGCCGGCCCGCGCTGGCCAGGACATGGGACAAGGTGATCGCCGAACGCGACGAGCTCTACCGGGGCTGGCACCCGGAAGGCCCGGGAAAGCTGCGCGCGCTGGTCGCGCAGGCGGCTGACGGCGCCGCTGGGCTCCCGTGGCCGGACTGGCTCGGCAAGGTCGGCACGGACGCCGGTGGCACCGCACCTGAGCTGTGGCGGGTCGGTACGGCCGTCGTGGAGGAGGCGCCGGTGCACGACGAGTTCCCGGTGGCGGTGCCTTTACTCGACCGTGCCCATTTGCGCGTGAATTCCGCCCAAGATGGCCGGTCCGTTGTGGACTCTTTGGTTGAGTCCTTGCTACTGCGGGTGATGAGCTACTTCCGGCCCGGTCTTGTCAAGGTCCATCTGTGGGACATCGGGCACCTGACCGGTTCGCTGCCCAACCTCCAGCCCTTGACAGCCGGTGGTTTACTCACCATCCACGACCCGACCAGGCTGGACGACCTGCTGGCCGACATGGCCGGGCACATCCGCCGCGTGCACGCCAAGGCGATGCGCGAGGGCGAAACGTCGTTGCGGTCGGTCTGCGTCGCCAAGGGCGAACGCGTCGAGCCGTGGCGCATCGTGGTGCTGTTCGGCAACGGCGAACGCCTGCCCGACGAGCAGCAACGCGAACTGCAACGCGTCGCGCGCACCGGGATCGACGCGGGCGTGAGCCTGATCTGCGTCGATGTGCCGCTGTCGGCGAACAGTCCACTTGAGACGATCGTGTTCACCGACCCGCAGAACGCGACGACGAGCATGACCGGGCCGGGAGTCCGGTTCCGGCCGGACGACGCGCCGGACGGCAGCCTGGCCAGCCGGGCGGCGGCGACGATCGCGCAGGACCTGATCGCGCGTCGTGGCAAGCCGCGGACGTTCGACGACCTGCTGCCCCCGCGACTGGGCACACACAGCTCACGCGACGAACTGCGCGCCCCCGTGGGATTCGCCGAGGGCGTCCCGGTCGAGGTCGTGCTCGGCGACGCCACACCGCACGCGCTGATCGCCGGGCCGAGCGGCTCGGGGAAGACGAACTTCCTGTACGCGATGCTCGGCGGGCTGGCGGCGAGGTACGCGCCGAGCGAGCTCGAACTGTACCTTTTGGACTTCAAGGAAGGCGTGTCGTTCGCCGGGCTGGCGCCGGGCCGCAAGGATCCGAGCTGGTTGCCGCAGGCGCGGCTGGTCGGCGTGAACGTCAACACCGACCGCGAGTTCGGTCTGGCGCTGCTGCGGTTCCTGACCGAGGAGCTGGCGCGCAGGGCGGACGCGGCCAAGCGGCAGGAGGTCACCAAGCTCGCGGAGCTGCGGGAGGCCGACCCGGAGGGGCACTGGCCGCGGATCGTCGCGGTGATCGACGAGTTCCAAGCGTTGTTCGGCGGCCGTGACCGGATCACCCAGCAGGCGACGGTGTTGCTGGAGGACGTGGCCCGCCGGGGCAGGTCGCAGGGCATCCACCTGGTGCTGGCCAGCCAGGACATCGCCGGGATCGAGGCGTTCTGGGGCAAACCGGCGGTGTTCGAGCAGTGCACGCTGAGGATCGCGATGCCGAAGGCGCGAAGGGTGCTGACGGAGACCAACAACGCGGCGTTCAGCCTGCCGCGGTGGCACGCGGTGATCAACCACGACTCGGGCGTGCATCACGGGAACCAGGTCGCGCACATACCGGACGCCTCGGCGAAGGGAACGTTCGACCGCCTGCAGACAAGGCTGTGGGAGACGTGGCAGTCGGCGGCTCCGAAGCTGTTCGACGGCGCACACCAGCCACTGCTGGCGGACGCGTCCGACTTCGACGAGCCCACAGGGCCACTGCTCGGCCAGGTGATCGACGTCGGCTGCCGGGCGGCGGTGATGGACATCGACGCGGTGCCCGGCCGCAACCTCGCGGTGATCGGCACAGCGACAGCGGACGCGCTGGCCATCATGGAGAGCATCACGTTCTCACTGGCCCGCAGACACCCCGCGGGGTCGGTCGACTTCAGCATCTGGTGCGCGGTACCCGCACTGCGGGAACGGGTCACCCGGCTGGCGAAGATCCTCACGGCGATCGGCCACTCGGTGGATCACAGGACAGACGAGGAGATCGCCGACCTCGTACCCGCGTCAGGTGAACGGCCGCGGTACATCCTGTTCTTCGCGGTGGACTCCGCACACCAGTGGCTGGAACGCAAGCAACCACCGGCGATGCGCAGCAAGCTCGACGACCTGCGCGCCCTGCTGAAGAACGGCCCGGCGAACCACGTGCACACCTTCGGCTGGTGGCGCGGGGTGGGAAGGATGAAGGAGACCCTGGGCTTCGGCGGAGTGGACGACATCGGGGCGTGGGTGGCCCTGGATGTGCAAGGGGCTGAGCTGAACGCGATCGCGGCCGGGCAGATCATCGACTGGTCACCGAGGCCGAAGCGGGCGATCTTCTTCGACAAGTCGATCCACAGCAGCCCGGACGTGATCATCCCCTTCGACACGGTGGGAACGGAATGA
- a CDS encoding alpha-mannosidase, giving the protein MHDDRRLVEERLARMLTTRIAPAKYAGSVPLEIEVWHVPDEPVPAAEALAADFEPFAVGQRWGAPWSTSWFRVRGGIPAEWRGKRVEAVIDLGFSGAQAGFQAEALAHDLDGRPIKGIAPCNDHVPLTGDAVGLLIEAAANPDVLAGGMQPTPMGDKETAGKDPLYVFTAADVRLLDEDVWHLRTDMEVLSQLMHELSTSDPRRHDILRALERALDAIDVADISGTAQAARAELTDVLARPAHASAHTLSAVGHAHIDSAWLWPQRETIRKTARTFATVTALAQEYPEFIFACSQAQQYAWIKEHQPVIFERIAAAVKSGQWAPVGGMWVESDANLPGGEALARQLVHGKRFFLDEFGYECEEVWLPDSFGYTAAFPQLARLAGARWFLTQKMSWNQTNKMPHHTFWWEGIDGTRVFTHLPPVDTYNSEFSGKEMAYAVANYLEKGRGTTSLVPFGYGDGGGGPTREMLERARRLKDLEGTAKVVIEKPNEFFEKAHAEYPDAPVWSGEMYLELHRATYTSQARTKAGNRRSEHLLREAELWAATAAVGGDYEYPHEAFDRLWKVVLLHQFHDILPGSSIAWVHREAEATYAAVAAELNAITDSALASLAGEGQNSLVFNTSPRERLEVVDDVVTAVPASGAAQVSGVDVTQVEVTARSLDNGLVRVLLDDNGLLTSVVANGREVLAGPGNLLQLHPDLPNFWDAWDIDAHYKRRHTDLTDADSITVLRSGVEGAIEVVRSFGSSRITQVIGVRAGSRRVDVRTEIDWHESEKILKAAFPIDVHADRSTAEIQFGHVHRPTHTNTSWDAARFEIYAHRWVHVAEPGYGVAVLNDSTYGHDISRTTSATGTTTTTVRLSLVRAPRCPDPHADQGKHVLTYALLPDASIADAVAEGYALNLPVRQVPGGEAPAPLVSVDGDAVVVEAVKLAADRSGDVVVRLYEALGGRASAVVSTSFPVSSAAVTDLLERPLADAEITPEGIAVALRPFQIVTLRLRR; this is encoded by the coding sequence GTGCACGACGATCGGCGGCTGGTCGAGGAGCGGCTGGCTCGGATGCTCACCACGCGCATCGCGCCAGCCAAGTACGCCGGGTCCGTCCCGCTGGAGATCGAGGTCTGGCACGTGCCGGACGAGCCGGTGCCCGCGGCTGAGGCGCTCGCCGCCGACTTCGAGCCGTTCGCCGTGGGGCAGCGATGGGGCGCGCCGTGGTCGACCAGCTGGTTCCGGGTGCGCGGCGGGATTCCGGCGGAATGGCGCGGCAAGCGCGTCGAGGCCGTGATCGACCTCGGGTTCAGCGGGGCCCAGGCGGGGTTCCAGGCCGAGGCGCTGGCGCACGACCTGGACGGCCGGCCGATCAAGGGCATCGCGCCCTGCAACGACCACGTCCCGCTCACCGGGGACGCAGTCGGCCTGCTGATCGAAGCGGCGGCCAACCCGGACGTGCTGGCCGGTGGCATGCAGCCGACCCCGATGGGGGACAAGGAAACCGCGGGCAAGGACCCGCTGTACGTCTTCACCGCGGCCGACGTGCGGCTGCTCGACGAGGACGTCTGGCACTTGCGGACGGACATGGAAGTGCTCAGCCAGCTGATGCACGAACTGTCCACTTCGGATCCCCGGCGGCACGACATCCTGCGCGCGCTGGAGCGTGCTCTGGACGCGATCGACGTCGCGGACATTTCGGGCACGGCGCAAGCGGCGCGCGCGGAGCTCACCGACGTGCTCGCCCGTCCCGCGCACGCCAGCGCGCACACCCTGTCCGCGGTGGGACACGCCCACATCGACAGCGCCTGGTTGTGGCCGCAGCGCGAGACGATCCGCAAGACGGCTCGTACGTTCGCGACCGTCACGGCGTTGGCGCAGGAATACCCGGAGTTCATCTTCGCCTGCTCGCAGGCCCAGCAGTACGCGTGGATCAAGGAACACCAGCCGGTCATCTTCGAACGCATCGCCGCGGCCGTGAAGTCCGGCCAGTGGGCGCCGGTCGGCGGGATGTGGGTGGAGTCGGACGCCAACCTGCCGGGTGGCGAAGCGCTGGCCCGGCAGCTGGTGCACGGCAAGAGGTTCTTCCTCGACGAGTTCGGCTACGAGTGCGAAGAGGTCTGGCTGCCGGACTCGTTCGGCTACACGGCGGCTTTCCCGCAGCTGGCGCGGCTGGCCGGGGCACGCTGGTTCCTGACGCAGAAGATGTCGTGGAACCAGACGAACAAGATGCCGCACCACACCTTCTGGTGGGAAGGCATCGACGGGACGAGGGTGTTCACCCACCTGCCACCGGTCGACACGTACAACTCGGAGTTCTCCGGCAAGGAGATGGCCTACGCCGTGGCCAACTACCTGGAGAAGGGACGAGGAACGACATCGCTGGTGCCGTTCGGCTACGGCGACGGCGGTGGCGGCCCGACGCGGGAGATGCTCGAGCGCGCCCGTCGCCTGAAGGACCTCGAAGGCACGGCGAAGGTCGTGATCGAGAAGCCGAACGAGTTCTTCGAGAAGGCGCACGCGGAATACCCGGACGCGCCGGTCTGGTCCGGCGAGATGTACCTGGAACTGCACAGGGCGACCTACACATCGCAGGCGCGGACCAAGGCGGGAAACCGCCGCAGCGAGCACCTGCTGCGCGAAGCGGAACTGTGGGCGGCGACAGCAGCGGTCGGCGGTGACTACGAGTATCCGCATGAAGCCTTCGACAGGTTGTGGAAGGTCGTGCTGCTGCACCAGTTCCACGACATCCTGCCCGGCAGCTCGATCGCCTGGGTGCACAGGGAAGCCGAGGCGACGTACGCGGCAGTGGCCGCCGAACTCAACGCCATCACCGACTCGGCACTGGCGTCCCTCGCGGGCGAGGGCCAGAACTCGTTGGTGTTCAACACCAGCCCACGGGAACGTCTCGAAGTCGTCGACGACGTGGTGACCGCAGTACCCGCGTCCGGAGCGGCACAGGTATCCGGTGTGGACGTCACACAGGTCGAGGTGACAGCCCGCTCACTGGACAACGGCCTGGTCAGGGTCCTGCTCGACGACAACGGCCTGCTCACGTCGGTCGTGGCGAACGGCCGCGAAGTCCTCGCCGGACCAGGAAACCTCCTGCAACTGCACCCGGACCTCCCGAACTTCTGGGACGCCTGGGACATCGACGCCCACTACAAACGCCGTCACACAGACCTGACGGACGCGGACTCGATCACCGTGTTGCGATCGGGGGTGGAAGGCGCGATCGAGGTGGTCCGGTCATTCGGTTCGTCACGGATCACCCAAGTGATCGGTGTGCGGGCAGGAAGCCGCCGCGTGGACGTGCGAACAGAGATCGACTGGCACGAGTCGGAGAAGATCCTGAAGGCAGCGTTCCCGATCGACGTACACGCCGACCGCTCGACAGCGGAGATCCAGTTCGGCCACGTACACCGCCCGACACACACGAACACAAGCTGGGACGCCGCCCGCTTCGAGATCTACGCCCACCGCTGGGTCCACGTAGCCGAACCAGGCTACGGCGTCGCAGTGCTGAACGACTCGACCTACGGCCACGACATCAGCCGCACAACCTCAGCCACTGGCACGACGACAACGACCGTCCGCCTGAGCCTGGTCCGTGCTCCCCGATGCCCGGATCCACATGCTGATCAGGGCAAGCACGTGCTGACGTACGCACTGCTACCGGATGCCTCTATCGCCGACGCGGTAGCTGAGGGGTATGCGCTGAACCTGCCCGTTCGACAGGTGCCCGGCGGCGAAGCCCCTGCCCCACTGGTGAGTGTGGACGGTGATGCCGTTGTGGTCGAGGCCGTGAAACTGGCGGCCGACAGGTCCGGCGATGTGGTCGTTCGGCTCTATGAAGCCCTCGGAGGACGTGCTTCGGCTGTTGTCAGTACTTCCTTCCCGGTGTCCTCCGCTGCGGTGACGGATCTTCTGGAACGACCACTCGCGGATGCCGAGATAACGCCGGAGGGAATCGCGGTGGCCTTGCGACCGTTCCAGATCGTGACACTACGACTGCGCAGGTGA
- a CDS encoding cupin domain-containing protein — protein sequence MIVVESARTTQTPNATTSSLATPGLGSKELSVWKVSMAAGTQGPVHAIDREQVWVALSGVIEFIVDDGAKLVRTGQAAIVPAGEVRQVRVVEGPAEALVSMSAGGFATVPGSDDRHPLPWAE from the coding sequence TTGATCGTTGTCGAGTCCGCACGTACCACGCAGACGCCGAACGCAACCACGTCCAGCCTCGCCACGCCGGGACTGGGCAGCAAGGAACTGAGCGTGTGGAAGGTCAGCATGGCCGCCGGGACGCAGGGACCGGTGCACGCGATCGACCGCGAACAGGTCTGGGTGGCGCTCAGCGGCGTGATCGAGTTCATCGTGGATGACGGCGCGAAACTTGTCCGCACCGGACAAGCCGCCATCGTGCCCGCCGGGGAAGTGCGCCAGGTCCGTGTCGTCGAAGGGCCGGCCGAGGCGTTGGTCAGCATGTCGGCCGGTGGTTTCGCCACGGTGCCCGGCTCGGACGACCGGCATCCGCTGCCGTGGGCCGAGTGA
- a CDS encoding MarR family winged helix-turn-helix transcriptional regulator, translating into MTEDPLARTELTFLLGMGFQLVLREFVTRMDAAGYQDLRPIHGAVFQALRRSGMTGTELADRLGVTKQAASQIVDELEDKQYVTRTPHPDGGRRKLIVLTDKAARHLTVAGRILHGLEAELAGHVDFAGLRGELTKLIRTMSGPDLPALRPVW; encoded by the coding sequence GTGACTGAGGACCCATTGGCCCGGACCGAGCTCACGTTCCTGCTCGGCATGGGATTCCAGCTCGTCCTGCGGGAGTTCGTGACGCGCATGGACGCCGCCGGGTACCAGGACCTCAGGCCCATCCACGGCGCGGTGTTCCAGGCGTTGCGCAGGTCCGGGATGACCGGGACCGAACTGGCCGACCGGCTGGGCGTGACCAAGCAGGCCGCGAGTCAGATCGTCGACGAGTTGGAGGACAAGCAGTACGTCACGCGCACGCCGCATCCGGACGGCGGCAGGCGCAAGCTGATCGTGCTGACCGACAAGGCGGCCCGGCACCTGACCGTGGCCGGGCGGATCCTGCACGGTCTCGAGGCGGAACTGGCCGGGCACGTCGACTTCGCCGGGCTGCGCGGGGAACTGACCAAGCTGATCCGGACCATGTCAGGCCCGGACCTGCCCGCCCTGCGTCCGGTCTGGTGA
- a CDS encoding class I SAM-dependent methyltransferase gives MKVPDRVRWAVEVVDPGPADAVLEIGCGPGVAAALICERLDTGRLLAVDRSPVAVRRATERNASHVDAGRLEVRQSALDGLVVPDGSFDKAFCVNVNVFWVSPDPARELAVLRHALRPGGVLYVLYDDGGPTAVSRVTPAIAQALRANGFTDVEARGGGGVGVLGRSPDRTQGGQVRA, from the coding sequence GTGAAGGTGCCCGACCGGGTGCGCTGGGCCGTGGAGGTGGTCGATCCCGGCCCAGCCGACGCCGTGCTGGAGATCGGCTGCGGTCCCGGTGTGGCAGCGGCGCTGATCTGCGAACGGCTGGACACCGGTCGGCTGCTGGCGGTCGACCGGTCGCCGGTCGCGGTCAGGCGCGCCACCGAGCGCAACGCGTCACATGTGGACGCCGGCAGGCTCGAGGTCCGGCAGTCCGCACTGGACGGACTGGTCGTGCCGGACGGCAGCTTCGACAAGGCTTTCTGCGTCAACGTGAACGTCTTCTGGGTGTCGCCGGACCCGGCGAGGGAACTGGCCGTGCTCAGGCACGCGTTGCGCCCCGGCGGGGTGCTGTACGTGCTCTACGACGACGGTGGCCCCACGGCGGTCAGCCGTGTCACGCCCGCGATCGCGCAAGCACTGCGCGCCAACGGGTTCACCGATGTCGAGGCCCGTGGCGGCGGTGGTGTCGGCGTTCTGGGCCGGTCACCAGACCGGACGCAGGGCGGGCAGGTCCGGGCCTGA
- a CDS encoding DUF3616 domain-containing protein — protein sequence MTVNRQVRLRFETGAVEAQTHVNLSAVRSDGRYLWIAGDETATIERLTADEIGRPTEYAEHVTFPLPDVIKLPGQADEEVDVEGLTRVGPYLWAVGSHSAKRKKLKREHSDAKSAKRLASVSSEPSRRVLARLAIEDDEPVAETSEGHTSAALGRPGLFDLLDDDDHLAPFLAIPGKDNGLDIEGIAAAGEPGHERVFLGLRGPVLRGWAVILQLAPRAHGTELELEKIDGERYVKHFIDLDGLGVRDLCVHGDDLLILAGPSMDLDGPVRIYRWRDAADLKTADVVHRDELERVLDLPYGEGDDHAEGIALLPDNELLVVYDSPAKARLTEPGVVLADVVSLPS from the coding sequence ATGACCGTCAATCGCCAGGTCCGGCTGCGGTTCGAAACAGGTGCTGTCGAGGCACAGACCCACGTCAACCTGTCCGCGGTCCGCAGTGACGGGCGTTACCTGTGGATCGCCGGCGACGAGACCGCGACCATCGAACGGCTGACCGCCGACGAGATCGGCCGCCCCACCGAGTACGCCGAGCACGTGACGTTCCCGTTACCCGACGTGATCAAGCTGCCCGGACAGGCGGACGAAGAGGTCGACGTCGAAGGCCTCACCCGGGTCGGCCCGTACCTCTGGGCGGTCGGCTCGCACAGCGCGAAGCGCAAGAAGCTCAAGCGCGAACACTCCGATGCCAAGTCGGCCAAGCGGTTGGCCAGCGTCAGCAGCGAACCGTCCCGCCGGGTGCTCGCCCGGCTGGCGATCGAGGACGACGAACCGGTCGCGGAGACCAGCGAAGGCCACACCAGCGCCGCGCTCGGCCGCCCCGGCCTGTTCGACCTGCTCGATGACGACGACCACCTCGCGCCGTTCCTGGCCATCCCCGGCAAGGACAACGGGCTGGACATCGAAGGCATCGCGGCCGCCGGTGAACCGGGCCACGAACGCGTCTTCCTCGGCCTGCGCGGCCCGGTCCTGCGTGGCTGGGCGGTGATCCTCCAGCTCGCGCCGCGCGCCCACGGCACCGAACTCGAGCTGGAGAAGATCGACGGCGAGCGGTACGTCAAGCACTTCATCGACCTCGACGGCCTGGGCGTGCGGGATCTCTGCGTGCACGGCGACGACCTGCTGATCCTCGCCGGTCCGTCGATGGACCTGGACGGACCGGTGCGGATCTACCGCTGGCGCGACGCCGCGGACCTCAAGACCGCTGACGTCGTGCACCGCGACGAACTGGAGCGGGTGCTCGACCTGCCGTACGGCGAGGGCGACGACCACGCCGAGGGCATCGCGCTGTTGCCGGACAACGAGCTGCTGGTGGTCTACGACAGCCCGGCCAAGGCGCGGCTGACCGAACCGGGTGTCGTGCTCGCGGATGTGGTGAGCCTTCCGTCGTGA
- a CDS encoding FxsA family protein, which translates to MPVLILLLLAMAVEITVLVLIGSAIGVLPTILLVVVATVLGVVLLRREGTRALTAFQSKVRSGQQPQGEMLDGVLIAAAGILVVLPGFVSDVLAIALLFPPTRALVRKRVLKRAEARARRYREDGPNQVFVIDAQP; encoded by the coding sequence ATGCCCGTTTTGATCCTGTTGTTGCTGGCCATGGCCGTCGAGATCACCGTACTGGTGCTGATCGGCTCGGCGATCGGCGTGCTGCCCACGATCCTGCTGGTGGTCGTGGCCACCGTGCTCGGCGTCGTGCTGCTGCGGCGCGAGGGAACGCGGGCGCTGACGGCGTTCCAGAGCAAGGTCCGATCCGGACAGCAGCCCCAAGGCGAGATGCTCGACGGCGTGCTGATCGCCGCCGCCGGGATCCTGGTGGTGCTGCCCGGGTTCGTCAGCGACGTGCTGGCGATCGCCCTTTTGTTCCCGCCGACGCGGGCGCTGGTGCGCAAGCGCGTGCTAAAACGGGCTGAAGCGCGTGCGCGTCGTTACCGCGAGGACGGCCCCAACCAGGTCTTCGTCATCGACGCGCAGCCCTGA
- a CDS encoding nucleotidyltransferase domain-containing protein → MSDEIDKIDRIVTRYLAAADRLLPGRITGFYLVGSAALGAWHPDTSDIDFVAVVTGPATRLRALHIVGNLVTAGRALVKRQTNIPGTMNGVFVAAQDIGKPVTEIRPIASHSGRSFKPGVGFDVNPVMWKVLLEKGITVRGSEPSELGVDPEPDKLRQWNLDQLDGHWRSFAEQCVSDNPPRKPLRSPYETALARVTGPPRLHHTVATGEIISKDDAVGYAADTFGVHVDDLRNPRQIGEFMLEVIDDATRESFRRPGR, encoded by the coding sequence ATGAGCGACGAGATCGACAAGATCGACCGAATCGTCACCCGTTACCTCGCCGCGGCCGACCGGCTGCTGCCCGGCCGGATCACAGGCTTCTACCTGGTCGGGTCGGCCGCGCTCGGCGCGTGGCACCCCGACACCAGCGACATCGACTTCGTCGCCGTCGTGACCGGACCCGCCACGCGGCTGCGCGCGCTGCACATCGTGGGCAACCTGGTGACCGCCGGACGTGCGTTGGTCAAGCGGCAGACCAACATCCCCGGCACCATGAACGGCGTCTTCGTCGCGGCGCAGGACATCGGCAAACCCGTCACCGAGATCAGGCCGATCGCGTCGCACAGCGGCCGGTCGTTCAAACCGGGCGTCGGCTTCGACGTCAACCCGGTGATGTGGAAAGTGTTGCTGGAAAAGGGAATCACCGTACGCGGCAGCGAGCCATCCGAACTGGGCGTCGATCCGGAACCGGACAAGCTGCGGCAGTGGAACCTCGACCAGCTCGACGGGCACTGGCGATCTTTCGCCGAGCAGTGCGTGTCGGACAACCCGCCCCGCAAGCCGCTGCGCTCGCCGTACGAGACGGCCCTCGCGCGGGTCACCGGTCCGCCGAGGCTGCACCACACCGTCGCCACCGGCGAGATCATCTCCAAGGACGACGCGGTGGGCTACGCGGCGGACACGTTCGGCGTACACGTCGACGACCTGCGAAACCCCAGGCAGATCGGTGAGTTCATGCTCGAGGTGATCGATGACGCCACCCGGGAGTCTTTTCGGCGTCCCGGACGTTGA
- a CDS encoding DUF5995 family protein, producing the protein MRTHEQRPDHGTTVSTGAGRPHPALNLLGQAGNRAVAGALSGASVSQPIQRVLAAQREPNVLGPVAVDTTATDQEGNQIRIDGGHEHLTALPASAGHVVFSGGPKPEALPANPIAAFTALRSRCVAIRDEQLATAESLRGDMKYWFAKVYHFVTKHELDAIDSGVYRYPLMKMQEVIAFHATYHQNLEAWRAGRQDEVEGNWQAAFKAAESYNDGSWIRTQAHEIGNALLPSMQAHIRFDLPRAIAAMYEQHYAGLPNVTLADFHEDYDRMGPVFDQATADLRPEIQQTATLGSYDPMSWGWLQDAGMPALFDIPMERDHSWEKAATIVSGHQRGVHTQDGMQSRLEGYSAAAHPFSGSDDFDVDGTKVSDYNWNNQPR; encoded by the coding sequence GTGCGCACGCATGAACAACGACCGGACCACGGCACAACCGTGTCCACTGGGGCTGGTCGGCCGCATCCGGCGCTGAACCTGCTCGGGCAGGCGGGCAACCGGGCGGTCGCCGGTGCCCTGAGCGGGGCGAGCGTGTCCCAGCCCATCCAGCGTGTGCTGGCCGCGCAGCGCGAGCCGAACGTCCTCGGGCCGGTCGCCGTCGACACGACCGCCACCGACCAGGAGGGCAACCAGATCCGGATCGACGGCGGTCACGAGCACCTCACCGCGCTCCCGGCCTCGGCCGGTCACGTCGTGTTCTCCGGCGGCCCCAAACCGGAGGCGCTGCCGGCGAATCCCATCGCCGCGTTCACCGCGCTGCGGTCGCGGTGCGTGGCGATCCGCGACGAGCAGCTGGCGACGGCCGAGTCCCTGCGCGGCGACATGAAGTACTGGTTCGCCAAGGTCTACCACTTCGTCACCAAGCACGAGCTCGATGCCATCGACTCCGGTGTGTACCGGTACCCGCTGATGAAGATGCAGGAGGTGATCGCCTTCCACGCCACCTACCACCAGAACCTGGAGGCGTGGCGCGCCGGGCGGCAGGACGAGGTGGAGGGCAACTGGCAGGCGGCGTTCAAGGCGGCCGAGTCCTACAACGACGGCAGCTGGATCCGCACGCAGGCACACGAGATCGGCAACGCGCTGCTCCCGTCGATGCAGGCGCACATCAGGTTCGACCTGCCGCGGGCGATCGCCGCGATGTACGAGCAGCACTACGCCGGGCTGCCGAACGTGACGCTCGCCGACTTCCACGAGGACTACGACCGGATGGGCCCGGTGTTCGACCAGGCCACCGCCGACCTGCGACCGGAGATCCAGCAGACCGCCACGCTGGGTTCGTACGACCCGATGAGCTGGGGCTGGCTGCAGGACGCGGGCATGCCCGCGCTGTTCGACATCCCGATGGAACGCGACCATTCGTGGGAGAAGGCGGCCACGATCGTCAGCGGTCACCAGCGAGGCGTGCACACCCAGGACGGCATGCAGAGCCGGCTCGAGGGGTACAGCGCCGCGGCGCACCCGTTCTCGGGCAGCGACGACTTCGACGTGGACGGTACGAAGGTGTCCGACTACAACTGGAACAACCAGCCCCGATGA